From Amycolatopsis sp. cg9, one genomic window encodes:
- the dapA gene encoding 4-hydroxy-tetrahydrodipicolinate synthase, translating to MTDFGANLVAMVTPMEPGGAISEPGLTRLVGHLLAAGADGLVVGGTTGESPTLSAAESAGLVRSVVARTGGRAAVIAGVGTYDTAASIRRAREAEAAGAAGLLLVCPYYSRPTQAGVRAHCLAVADATELPVMLYDVPARAGIAMTPETLVELAGHPRIRAVKDAKGDLFEAMAVMARTSLAYYCGIDELNLAYLACGAAGVVSVVGNVVPDRTADLVRAVRAGDLESARRLQHALNPLVDAIMRTGPGAATAKAELVRRGVLPHATVRLPLVEAA from the coding sequence ATGACGGACTTCGGCGCCAACCTCGTCGCGATGGTCACCCCGATGGAGCCCGGTGGGGCGATCAGCGAACCCGGCCTCACCCGGCTCGTCGGCCACCTGCTGGCCGCCGGGGCCGACGGCCTGGTCGTCGGCGGGACCACCGGCGAATCCCCGACGCTGAGCGCGGCCGAGTCCGCCGGGCTCGTCCGGAGCGTCGTGGCCCGCACCGGCGGGCGCGCCGCGGTGATCGCCGGCGTCGGCACCTACGACACGGCCGCGAGTATCCGCCGCGCCCGGGAGGCCGAGGCCGCCGGCGCGGCCGGGCTGCTGCTCGTCTGCCCCTACTACTCGAGGCCGACGCAGGCGGGCGTGCGTGCCCACTGCCTCGCGGTCGCCGACGCCACCGAGCTGCCGGTGATGCTCTACGACGTCCCGGCGCGGGCCGGCATCGCCATGACGCCGGAAACCCTGGTCGAGCTCGCCGGCCACCCCCGCATCCGCGCGGTGAAGGACGCCAAGGGCGACCTGTTCGAAGCGATGGCGGTCATGGCCCGCACCTCCCTGGCGTACTACTGCGGCATCGACGAGCTGAACCTCGCCTACCTCGCGTGCGGCGCGGCGGGCGTGGTCAGCGTGGTCGGGAACGTGGTGCCGGACCGCACGGCGGACCTCGTCCGCGCGGTGCGCGCCGGCGACCTGGAGTCGGCCCGCCGGCTCCAGCACGCGCTGAACCCGCTGGTGGACGCCATCATGCGGACCGGCCCCGGCGCGGCGACCGCCAAGGCGGAGCTGGTCAGGCGGGGTGTCCTCCCGCACGCGACGGTGCGGCTCCCGCTGGTCGAGGCCGCCTGA
- a CDS encoding class I SAM-dependent methyltransferase yields MVGQVPAAGAKVEGVRQEDLWDVETAERYDTPGRGVFAAEVVEPAVARLAALAGGGRVLEFAIGTGRVAVPLAARGISVTGIELSRPMLAKLREKAAIPVVVGDMATATAPGRYSLVYLVYNTIGNLLTQDEQVECFRNAARHLDPGGRFVIELGVPELRRLPPGQDAVVFGAESGYLGVDTYDTVRQHLVSHHFTFGEGREARLGRCPQRYVWPAELDLMGRLAGFELESRHADWAGAEFTAESPSHVSVYRLPVR; encoded by the coding sequence ATGGTTGGACAGGTTCCCGCTGCCGGGGCGAAGGTGGAGGGCGTGCGCCAAGAAGACCTCTGGGACGTCGAGACGGCCGAGCGCTACGACACCCCGGGCCGGGGCGTCTTCGCGGCCGAGGTCGTGGAGCCCGCCGTGGCCCGCCTCGCCGCGCTGGCCGGGGGCGGCCGGGTCCTGGAGTTCGCGATCGGCACCGGCCGCGTGGCCGTCCCGCTCGCGGCCCGCGGGATTTCCGTCACCGGCATCGAGCTGTCCCGCCCGATGCTCGCCAAGCTGCGCGAGAAGGCGGCGATCCCCGTGGTCGTCGGCGACATGGCGACCGCCACGGCCCCGGGCCGCTACTCGCTGGTCTACCTGGTCTACAACACGATCGGGAACCTGCTCACCCAGGACGAGCAGGTCGAGTGCTTCCGCAACGCCGCCCGCCACCTCGATCCCGGCGGCCGGTTCGTGATCGAGCTGGGCGTGCCGGAGCTCCGGCGGCTCCCGCCGGGCCAGGACGCCGTCGTCTTCGGCGCCGAGTCCGGGTACCTCGGCGTGGACACCTACGACACCGTGCGCCAGCACCTGGTGTCGCACCACTTCACGTTCGGCGAGGGGCGCGAGGCGCGGCTCGGCCGGTGCCCGCAGCGCTACGTCTGGCCGGCCGAGCTCGACCTCATGGGGCGGCTGGCGGGCTTCGAGCTGGAGTCCCGGCACGCGGACTGGGCGGGAGCCGAGTTCACGGCGGAGTCGCCGTCGCACGTCTCGGTGTACCGGCTGCCCGTCCGGTGA